The Naumovozyma dairenensis CBS 421 chromosome 2, complete genome genome segment TTGTCGTCCTTTACCGATGAGGCCACTCGTTTCGCTGGGTCTTCCCATTAGAAAACAAACGGCCGATCTTATGCTACATGTTATTACTGCACTAGTAAACACTATAAAACGTCAATTCAACTCTAAGGTGCTCTGTTTCCAATNNNNNNNNNNNNNNNNNNNNNNNNNNNNNNNNNNNNNNNNNNNNNNNNNNNNNNNNNNNNNNNNNNNNNNNNNNNNNNNNNNNNNNNNNNNNNNNNNNNNNNNNNNNNNNNNNNNNNNNNNNNNNNNNNNNNNNNNNNNNNNNNNNNNNNNNNNNNNNNNNNNNNNNNNNNNNNNNNNNNNNNNNNNNNNNNNNNNNNNNNNNNNNNNNNNNNNNNNNNNNNNNNNNNNNNNNNNNNNNNNNNNNNNNNNNNNNNNNNNNNNNNNNNNNNNNNNNNNNNNNNNNNNNNNNNNNNNNNNNNNNNNNNNNNNNNNNNNNNNNNNNNNNNNNNNNNNNNNNNNNNNNNNNNNNAACTTAATCTACATCACAAGAACTCTAAACGATCATTGATACAGACTAATTATGCCGTTGTTGTAAACAGAACGTTTCAACGTCACATTCCGCTGNNNNNNNNNNNNNNNNNNNNNNNNNNNNNNNNNNNNNNNNNNNNNNNNNNNNNNNNNNNNNNNNNNNNNNNNNNNNNNNNNNNNNNNNNNNNNNNNNNNNNNNNNNNNNNNNNNNNNNNNNNNNNNNNNNNNNNNNNNNNNNNNNNNNNNNNNNNNNNNNNNNNNNNNNNNNNNNNNNNNNNNNNNNNNNNNNNNNNNNNNNNNNNNNNNNNNNNNNNNNNNNNNNNNNNNNNNNNNNNNNNNNNNNNNNNNNNNNNNNNNNNNNNNNNNNNNNNNNNNNNNNNNNNNNNNNNNNNNNNNNNNNNNNNNNNNNNNNNNNNNNNNNNNNNNNNNNNNNNNNNNNNNNNNNNNNNNNNNNNNNNNNNNNNNNNNNNNNNNNNNNNNNNNNNNNNNNNNNNNNNNNNNNNNNNNNNNNNNNNNNNNNNNNNNNNNNNNNNNNNNNNNNNNNNNNNNNNNNNNNNNNNNNNNNNNNNNNNNNNNNNNNNNNNNNNNNNNNNNNNNNNNCTGGTGCTAACTGGTACAAACTAATTAAAGGATTTCTAACAGATAAACTAAATATGACTGAAGTCCTGGGATGGCCATGTGTATttatgaaaaggaaagataAACAAGTATTGATAATCTGTTTATTTGTTGATGATATGATACTGTTCACTAACTCAAATAAAATGGCAACTGACGCAATTGAACTATTAAAGACAAGATTTGCTACAAAGGTTATAAACGACGGCAAAGGCAACACAATAAACAAATATGACATTCTAGGTATGGAAATCGAATATGTTAAGAACCACTCCATGAAATTTGGCATGGAAAAATCTCTAGAGGAGAAACTCCCAACGCTAGGTATAGACTTATCGAAGCTAAGGAAAGTCCCAGGAACCCCAGGTCTGATTATAGAAAAGGAGGACATCAAAGTTACCAAACAAGAATATAACCAAAAGGTGAAATGGATGCAACAAATCATTGGACTCGCATCTTATGTTGGTTACAAATACagatttgatttattatacTACATTAACGTACTAGCAAGACATACATTATATCCAAGTGGTACGGTAATCCAATTAGCTAAAGAACTGATCCAATATTTATGGAACACAAGAGGAAGGAAATTAATATGgttgaaatcaaataattcaaataccCACAATAAATTGGATATAATATGTGACGCTTCATTTGCAAACCAAGAAAACTTCAAGTCTCAATACGGTCATATAATAAAGCTGAATGATAACATTATTGCCGGAACTTCATCCAAAAGTACTATCACATGCTCTTCATCAACAGAAGCAGAATTATACTCTGTTAGCCAAGCTATTCCtcaatttgaattattaacgGCCCTAGTAAAAGAAATCGAAGATAAAACTATAGAACTGAAATTGATCTCTGATAGCCAACCAGGAATAGCCTCCATGAAAaacaatgatgaaaaaattatgaagaaaaagtttTATGCAATTAGACTACTAAgattaaaagaagagatAAAAGAAAGGATATCAAACTCGAATATATTAACACTAAGGAAAACATCGCAGACATTCTTACTAAACCACTACCAGTAAAAACTTTTACTGAATTAACCAAGGATTGGATATATTAACGCTATTCAACCATGGGCGGTATGCTGGAACCGAATATTCTATAGATGCATAGgataagaatattaagaGCAAGATTAGTCATAGAGTAGATCCAAGATAGAACATAAGTTCTGGAACTCTATGGAACATTACGAGATATGATTctagaaaataatagaaaagttgtagaatattctagaaaaatttatgGTTAGAATAGGCTTATCCGACTACGTCTGAATATCTCCGGTTCTTATgtgaagataatatttctgtccaaatgagaaattatataaaggaCATGAAATGCAAGAATGTTAGGTATTAGTTTAAATACacttttaattatataatatataaaaaaccacgaagaaaacattgtatattattaataaatgattgaaaCATATAAATCTGATATTGCTCCACAAGATAAGATCCCAAAATCTCATCATATATAAAATGATTGAGTTTTACAAATTACATAAAgttttaaataaaatgacAATGATAAGTGAAAaactttttttgtttatttattttttattagttaaATATTACAATCGagatttttttgatttatttcaGCTAAGATCTTTACAGCTTAACAAAATACTAGAAATTTATGCATATATGAAGTAAGAAGTTTAGTAAAACACCGTTACATACAATACAACTTCCTAggaaagattataaatTAAGAAGACTAGGGCTaacttttaaatttaaaattttaagAAAATTGTACCCCTTTCAAGTAACCACATATAATCTATTAGATCAGATCTTGCCCTAAGGTATGAACGGTCCTAGAATCGGGTGGGAGCTCTTTGGCCACTACTAACAAATATTTGTCTATTTACATTTCCCATTTGTCCTATTTTTTGGAGGGGGATAAATGCGGCGCTAAAAAGTGTGGCGCCTTAAAATTATCCGGAGAAACCTTTTCCTAACAAATATAAAACTGGGCACCCGGGGAACTAAattttgtttacttttcaaCTGTcacaaatttttcaaattttttttcgttCGAAAATTTTCATAGGTAAGCTCATCgccaaaaaaaattatcaagtAGTCTGAGTTCATAGATTATTGTATAGAATTTGATCGTGAAAGAGATACAATATTTCAAACAACAGTAGATTAATCTATAGACCCAATTTGTCCAAAAGTATCTTTTTGAATCATCTAAGTGAGCAACAATGGCTAATCCAAAAAGTCACAGGAAAAATAATGCATTAGGAGCATCATTAGAGATGACTCAATTTGTAGATGCAGGTGCcaataaaataaagaaaagaataagaGATCttgaaagattattgaagaagaagaaagatataTTACCAGATACAGTGATTATAGAGAAGGAAAGAACTTTAGAAGCTTTGAAAttggaattagaaaatgcTACATTAAGACAGAAGATTAAACATAATGctaaaaaatatcatatgGTTAGATTCTTCGAAAGGAAAAAGGCATTAAGAAGATACAAGAAAGCTTTGAACGAATTGACCTCTGCAAAGGATAAAGatgagaagaaaataaaagcAACAGAGTTACAGGAAAGGAAAATTGATTTATGTTATGTGGTTAATTTCCCcaaaactgaaaaatatattgcCCTGTATCCAAACActaaaaatgaagatgattcaGAATCTGATTCTGataacaaaaaagaaaatgacgAAAAAGATCAAACCAGTCGGAGAAGGAAAGCATTCCGTTCCGTTGTTATAAAACAAATGGAAGAAGGTACTTTACCTGTTCCATTCGATGATATCTTGGAAGGTAAGAAACTAAATAAGGAAGGTACTGGTATCctattagaagatgaatctAATACTAAATCAGGCAGAAAAGATGAACGTAAAGCTGGAGAAAATAAGAAGGAActtaatgaagaagaagaagaagaggaagatgatttctttgaataagTGTAAGTCATGCAAACTTcaaacaaacaattaatattattatgcaTCTATCAAAATTTTGTATCTATTCATATATACAAAAAGCCTAATTAATCTATCACATTATAAAGCTCAAGGAATAACCAAGCGATTACAAAATTTTATGAGATAATTGGTATTTAATATCCATCGCATCATTTACcaataagaaataaatcttATGGTTTTGCAACTCTTCAGGTATCAATAAATCACAAGAAAGAACAACTTCTTTACCATGCTGACGTGGTTGACATCTTTTTAGTAGTACCAATTCCGAGCCTTCATAACCAATCAAAAACCAAAGTTCTTTCTgtatttttggaaatttaCTACAATACACTTCAAATCCTTTAgtagatttattattggaatGGGACGCAGTTAAAGTTATTTTGTCATTATCTATCTGTTTCTTAAAGCCAATGTCTTTCAAAACGGGTAATCGTTGTGTAATATATAAGAACTGTTTAGtgtcttcatcatcaatattaaaCTTTCTTATCAAactttgtaattttttataacTAAAAGTACcaatttcattcaatgaCAACAATCCCTGTTTAGGTTGTAAAGGATATCCCTGTTCAGTAAATTCCATATCGACATGTCTCGTTAATGTACACCCTGGCAAAGTACTAGTTTGGTCATCTTCATACCAGCATCCTTGTTTAATACATTGCATAACTTTGATCATGGTTAATACTGTTTCGAAATAACCCAATTCACTTGCCACATCAATATAGGCCTGCAAAATACGTAGCGATTGTTCTAAAACAGAGACAGTATCTTGAATATAATCAGCAATTGGTAAATCAGCACGACTTAAATATgcttgtaataataaaaaggCCTTAACATGAGGATCGAATATTGGTAATTCCCATTCTCCCGTGAAAGTACTTTCACCAGAATATCTCGATTGGGCAGATAATTCAACATTCATTATAGTTTCGCCACCTCTAACAGCTAAATCATCATATTCAACAGCTAATGATAACCATTTTAAAACGTCTCTAAATGTTGCCTTGTTAtaaatttgtttcaataGTAAACGGATTGTCTTATGcgaaatataataataggaTGCAACGCTTAAGAACGGGGTTGGTTCAATATCAGTACCATGTATAGAAATACATCGGGATTCCTTTAAGTTTTCCAGAGTAGAGTCGATTAATTCACTCAGATGTTTGCTAACACCTGCATCTCCAGTATCAACTTCGATATTATAATAAGTAGGATTGTGGTGAGCTCTACGGAAGAAAAAGGtccaattcaaaaaatcaagaGCCTCTTGCTTGTTTGTAATAGTACCAGATGTTATTTCAGCACCCATATGGTCATCTAGTACTTTATGTAGCGAAGATTCGACGGGGAATCCGACATTTAAGAAATGTTTGTAAAACATCTTCTTTGATTCTTTAGTATAAACAATGGCTGTACCACTAGTGTCATATGCTGGTCTACCAGCTCTTCCCATCATTTGCAAAATATCTGTTAGATCCATATCTTTGTATCCTTGAATTTTCTTGTCAAAGAATTGAGTACCTTTGATAATAACTAAATGTGCAGGTAAGTTAACACCCCATGCTAATGTAGATGTCGCAATTAAAATTCGAACTTTGTTTTGCTCGAAAAGTCGATGTGAAATTGAACGATCTTTTTCCACTAAACCAGCATGATGTAGCCCAATACCAAATTGTAAAGCTAGTTTCAACGTATCATCAGTTACTTGGGAAATATAATACCGTAGCtcttcttcgtcatcaatattcaaaaatctCCTTGGATTATCTTCCATACCACATAAGTGAATCAGATCTAACGCCGTTAATCTTGTTTGTCTACGAGATGCAACAAAAATCAAAGCAGGCTTATCAGGAGAATGTTGTTTAATTGCCATAAAAGCAGGCTTATTCATAGTTTTCATTAATGGACAAAATGCTAAATTATCTGGGAAACCATCTATGTACATCTTCAATGGAACTGGACGTACACTAGATGAGAAATTGTATaaaccattattttttacgCCAAGCCATCCAGCCATATCATGGGCATTCGAAACAGCAGTTGACATACCAAGCAGACGAATCGGTTGACCCGTTTTCGATGCAATATAGTTCATACGACTAACAATCATCTCTAAAATTGGACCACGATCACTTGCcaataaatgaatttcaTCCATAATAACTAATGAAATATCCTTCACAAATTTACGAGTTTGCCAATTACGTGAGATAccatcaaatttttcaggTGTGGTAATTACGATAGTAGCATCCCTGACATCACGAGGATCGGGCAGAGAATCACCAGTCAATTCAACTACTTTATCTCCTGTCACTGGTGTGAATCTTTTACTCCAATCATCAACTCTTTCTCTAACTAACGCCTTCATTGGTGCGATATACACAATTTTCTTACCAGGAAATTCTCTAAATGCATGCCAGATGGCCAATTCTGCAACAACAGTTTTACCTGAACCAGTAGGTGAACCAACGAATACATTTTCATTGGTATTATATAAAGTATGAAATGTCATAGTTTGCATTGGATTAAAGTACTTGAACGGGTAAATACTTTCAATGAGAGAGTTATGAAGAGCTGTTGTTGGTAGCGGCCTCAAACGTTGCAGTTTAGTTTGTAAAGTTTCATTGTGCGGTTTAATCAAGTGCTGGAAGGATATAGCATGTGTAGATTCACAACCAATCCAAGTGTCCGACACAGCTTTGACAACAATCTGTGGTGGCAATGGATCGGAAAGCGGGATCATGAAATCCATTTCATGAGGATTTTTCACGTAACGTCTGttcaaaatgaatttttcGAAATGTAAAATTTGTGATTTATCTGATTCCTCAACCATCACCCAGAAGAACTGAGCATCACCATGTATTCTACCATCCCATATGAAATCCGGCTTCAAAGTAACATGTACTCTCATGACGTTAGAAGAAATGGGAAATATCTCtgtttcaatttgaatttttggGAAACGACTTAATAAACTATACAATTTACCAcccatttttttattatgaagaaGCTCACCTAACTCCTCCGGTTCAAGTTCGAGTAGATGTTCCATGGAAGGACGCTTGGTGCGAATTTGATGGATGATGTTTTCGGGCAAGTCGAACTGACATAAAGGATGATCAAATGACCACAGTCTCTTTTCAATAGATTTGCAAATATCTAGCATGACTTTCGAAAAATTACCCCATCTTCTATTAACCCCAATCAAAAATAAGGCACGACAGATTCTGACAGAATTCTGGGCGACATAGTTTGCATCCGATGACAATGCAGAGTCCATAATCCTACTCTGTGAAATATAAGCCTGTAATAAAACGTTAGTTTTACCTTGTGGTGTGTCCAAGGCACCACCAACCTGACATTCTACTGCAGAATCTGAAAGCCCAGTTAATTCCTTCGCCTCTTCTTCTCTAAATTTAATACCATCAAACTCACTACTCATACTGATCATTGATAGTACGTCTGCTTCAGTGGCACGTGGGTCACACATTTGATTGAAGATTTCAACGGATTCGTTCAATAAGTAAAAGTCTGAAGAGACTCTACCAAGATCTTTGGAAATAAAATGCATAGATATTTCATCAAAGACAATCATCTGTAAGGAGTGCAACCTTCGTGCTGCAGTAACGATCATTCGTTTCCTCCTTTCATAGAGTTGTGGATCAGAGGCGACCTCATCCCACTCGATACCATAAGTAAATggatttttcttcattctAACAAACATGTAAGTATAACCTAACCATTGGATAGCTTCCTCGACGTTCGTAACTGTACCTAAAGAGATTTCTGCATTCAGGTTGTCCACTAATTTTGCTCCGAACTTAGATTCAATTGGATGTTGTTGTGTTATCAATGAAACATAATGATCAAGACGATCATTTGATGTACAAAGAATACCTGTACCGTGTGCAGAACCAAAACCTGGTCTACCAGCACGACCGAAGATTTGAATGACATCGGATATGCCTAAATCGATAAAACCACCTTTTTTAGAGTCATAGACTTGTGTTCCTTTTATAATTACACAATCGGCAGGAAGATTCACACCCCAGGCCAAAGTGGCAGTACAACATAAAACTTTAATTGCTCCATCTTTAAACATTTTCTCAGTTAAATTACGATCTGATCTTGACATGCCCGCATGATGCACACCGAATCCAAATTGAAACAGTTCCTTTAAATCTTTATCTCTATTTTTCGCCAATTGTTTTGAATATCTATCCTTCGTGGAGGGATCAGGAGCGAAAAGATCTATTTCAGCATTCGATTGGGCCATTTTGATAAAGGTCCTCGAGCTCTTGACCGTCTCTTTTCTTGCATGCACAAAAACCATTACTTGATATCCTCTTTGAATCATCTCCAGTAATTTCTCATATGATgttttatcaatattttccttACTTTGTTTACTACCGTCTTTTCCTCTACAGCCAAGCAATTGTTGTTCTAAAGGTTTAGGACGGAATGACTGATCGAAGTAAAACATCCCCACTTGTCTATTTACTCCCAGGAAATCTGCTACATCCATAAAATTGGGCAAAGTGGCAGATAAACCTACAATTCTTATCATGGATTGAGAGCTTTCAACCTGTCTTAAGGTACGAGCAACCAATGTCTCAATGACCGAACCTCTATCCTCATGCAATAAATGtacttcatcaataattaGAAGTTTAACTTTAGAAACCAAATCATTATCCCCATTTGCTTTACGTGTTACAACATCCCATTTTTCTGGCGTAGTAACAATTACTTGAGTCTCTATAATTTCAGATTTCGTTAATTGCATATCCCCAGTCAATTCCCTGACTTTGATATCAAAGACAGACAGTTTCTCACTAAACTTGGCAACAATTTCTGCAGCCAAGGCCTTTAATGGAGCTACGTATATGACTTTAAAATCGTCATATTGGATATCTAtttcaccatcatcattcGCCGTTGAAAACTGTTTGATTGCATTTAAAATTGCCAAAAGGGCGATATCCGTTTTACCTGCACCTGTTGGTGCACAGATTAGCATATTCTCATTTGTTCTATAAGCAACAGGATATACCAACgattgaatttgattcaaaGTTTCATATTTGAAGACAGACCTGCAATAGTAATCCAAATCTTCCACCTTCAACAATTTTGTAAATACAAATTTCTTATTGGTAGAGGGATCTGCTGCgggaataataatttcttcaaatgttTGAAAGGAAGTTCTTGTAGTTCCCAAAGGTAAGGAAAATTTCTGTCCACTGAACGAAAGTGAAGATGATCCACTGGCTTCATATTTCCTGAAAACATGTGGATATTTGACAACTTTTTGAGCTGGATCTAACTTCTGATTTTTTGCTGATTCTGCATTCTGTAATACTTGGTTCCTAATATCCTTTTGTGATAAAAGACGCGGTCCATTATTTTCTGAGTTTCTAATCTGTTGCAGGACATCTTCTACAGGCTGGTTAATCAGCTGGTTCCTATGTTCCAATAAGAACGAAAGcaattcaatattttcagGGCCCAAGAAGTCCAATAATTCCTTTGCTAGTTCACCTTTTTCATATGTAAATGTCAATTGAATAACTGAATCTAATAGTGAATCTGGAGGCATTGATGATGTACATGATCGAACCAATCGATTAATTTTATGATAAATAGATGTCACATTTCCTTTTTTATAGGATTCGACAACAGATTGTAGTTGTTCAAACGATATATCATCGAATTCTTTATAAATATCATCCCATTCATTCTTATCTTGGGCTAGCACAGTCAATGTGGTAGTGTTATCATGCTCAGATGAGTGctctttttttatttcattgtCTATAGTTGGGATTGAAACCTTTTCTCGATCAATATTAAAAGAGTGAGAGGCTTCGATCATAGTCTGCATTGCCTGCATATATGAGCCAGCAGACGTCACTGAATATGAAACCGACATCTTAATTGTACTTATAGTGTGATCACTCGGTGCTGcgattttaataaatatccttcaaatatatatctaatTCGATTCTCCTAATCTTCGTCTCTGACTACTGAAGAATAGATATATGAATATTGTACGGTTACTTATGCCTTTATGACTTACTTACCAGGGCATACGAATCCCAAATACAGATTTAAAGCT includes the following:
- the EFG1 gene encoding Efg1p (similar to Saccharomyces cerevisiae YGR272C; ancestral locus Anc_5.30), whose amino-acid sequence is MANPKSHRKNNALGASLEMTQFVDAGANKIKKRIRDLERLLKKKKDILPDTVIIEKERTLEALKLELENATLRQKIKHNAKKYHMVRFFERKKALRRYKKALNELTSAKDKDEKKIKATELQERKIDLCYVVNFPKTEKYIALYPNTKNEDDSESDSDNKKENDEKDQTSRRRKAFRSVVIKQMEEGTLPVPFDDILEGKKLNKEGTGILLEDESNTKSGRKDERKAGENKKELNEEEEEEEDDFFE
- the NDAI0B00750 gene encoding Ty1/Copia family ribonuclease HI (Ty-like retrotransposon), whose product is GANWYKLIKGFLTDKLNMTEVLGWPCVFMKRKDKQVLIICLFVDDMILFTNSNKMATDAIELLKTRFATKVINDGKGNTINKYDILGMEIEYVKNHSMKFGMEKSLEEKLPTLGIDLSKLRKVPGTPGLIIEKEDIKVTKQEYNQKVKWMQQIIGLASYVGYKYRFDLLYYINVLARHTLYPSGTVIQLAKELIQYLWNTRGRKLIWLKSNNSNTHNKLDIICDASFANQENFKSQYGHIIKLNDNIIAGTSSKSTITCSSSTEAELYSVSQAIPQFELLTALVKEIEDKTIELKLISDSQPGIASMKNNDEKIMKKKFYAIRLLRLKEEIKERISNSNILTLRKTSQTFLLNHYQ
- the SLH1 gene encoding RNA helicase (similar to Saccharomyces cerevisiae SLH1 (YGR271W); ancestral locus Anc_5.31), coding for MSVSYSVTSAGSYMQAMQTMIEASHSFNIDREKVSIPTIDNEIKKEHSSEHDNTTTLTVLAQDKNEWDDIYKEFDDISFEQLQSVVESYKKGNVTSIYHKINRLVRSCTSSMPPDSLLDSVIQLTFTYEKGELAKELLDFLGPENIELLSFLLEHRNQLINQPVEDVLQQIRNSENNGPRLLSQKDIRNQVLQNAESAKNQKLDPAQKVVKYPHVFRKYEASGSSSLSFSGQKFSLPLGTTRTSFQTFEEIIIPAADPSTNKKFVFTKLLKVEDLDYYCRSVFKYETLNQIQSLVYPVAYRTNENMLICAPTGAGKTDIALLAILNAIKQFSTANDDGEIDIQYDDFKVIYVAPLKALAAEIVAKFSEKLSVFDIKVRELTGDMQLTKSEIIETQVIVTTPEKWDVVTRKANGDNDLVSKVKLLIIDEVHLLHEDRGSVIETLVARTLRQVESSQSMIRIVGLSATLPNFMDVADFLGVNRQVGMFYFDQSFRPKPLEQQLLGCRGKDGSKQSKENIDKTSYEKLLEMIQRGYQVMVFVHARKETVKSSRTFIKMAQSNAEIDLFAPDPSTKDRYSKQLAKNRDKDLKELFQFGFGVHHAGMSRSDRNLTEKMFKDGAIKVLCCTATLAWGVNLPADCVIIKGTQVYDSKKGGFIDLGISDVIQIFGRAGRPGFGSAHGTGILCTSNDRLDHYVSLITQQHPIESKFGAKLVDNLNAEISLGTVTNVEEAIQWLGYTYMFVRMKKNPFTYGIEWDEVASDPQLYERRKRMIVTAARRLHSLQMIVFDEISMHFISKDLGRVSSDFYLLNESVEIFNQMCDPRATEADVLSMISMSSEFDGIKFREEEAKELTGLSDSAVECQVGGALDTPQGKTNVLLQAYISQSRIMDSALSSDANYVAQNSVRICRALFLIGVNRRWGNFSKVMLDICKSIEKRLWSFDHPLCQFDLPENIIHQIRTKRPSMEHLLELEPEELGELLHNKKMGGKLYSLLSRFPKIQIETEIFPISSNVMRVHVTLKPDFIWDGRIHGDAQFFWVMVEESDKSQILHFEKFILNRRYVKNPHEMDFMIPLSDPLPPQIVVKAVSDTWIGCESTHAISFQHLIKPHNETLQTKLQRLRPLPTTALHNSLIESIYPFKYFNPMQTMTFHTLYNTNENVFVGSPTGSGKTVVAELAIWHAFREFPGKKIVYIAPMKALVRERVDDWSKRFTPVTGDKVVELTGDSLPDPRDVRDATIVITTPEKFDGISRNWQTRKFVKDISLVIMDEIHLLASDRGPILEMIVSRMNYIASKTGQPIRLLGMSTAVSNAHDMAGWLGVKNNGLYNFSSSVRPVPLKMYIDGFPDNLAFCPLMKTMNKPAFMAIKQHSPDKPALIFVASRRQTRLTALDLIHLCGMEDNPRRFLNIDDEEELRYYISQVTDDTLKLALQFGIGLHHAGLVEKDRSISHRLFEQNKVRILIATSTLAWGVNLPAHLVIIKGTQFFDKKIQGYKDMDLTDILQMMGRAGRPAYDTSGTAIVYTKESKKMFYKHFLNVGFPVESSLHKVLDDHMGAEITSGTITNKQEALDFLNWTFFFRRAHHNPTYYNIEVDTGDAGVSKHLSELIDSTLENLKESRCISIHGTDIEPTPFLSVASYYYISHKTIRLLLKQIYNKATFRDVLKWLSLAVEYDDLAVRGGETIMNVELSAQSRYSGESTFTGEWELPIFDPHVKAFLLLQAYLSRADLPIADYIQDTVSVLEQSLRILQAYIDVASELGYFETVLTMIKVMQCIKQGCWYEDDQTSTLPGCTLTRHVDMEFTEQGYPLQPKQGLLSLNEIGTFSYKKLQSLIRKFNIDDEDTKQFLYITQRLPVLKDIGFKKQIDNDKITLTASHSNNKSTKGFEVYCSKFPKIQKELWFLIGYEGSELVLLKRCQPRQHGKEVVLSCDLLIPEELQNHKIYFLLVNDAMDIKYQLSHKIL